One Pempheris klunzingeri isolate RE-2024b chromosome 22, fPemKlu1.hap1, whole genome shotgun sequence DNA segment encodes these proteins:
- the LOC139222246 gene encoding small lysine-rich protein 1: protein MLTKPPKSRKSRSHSSRPTKKTGSPKVHKKRSASAKSPKTEVDILSAAAMENVYYIAHNAVDCLEFRGFGWPQSNKKKKKKKGMKRKKKK from the coding sequence CCCCCCAAATCCAGGAAATCAAGGTCCCACAGTTCAAGGCCCACCAAGAAGACTGGGAGTCCAAAAGTGCACAAAAAGAGGTCCGCTAGTGCCAAATCCCCCAAGACAGAGGTGGACATCCTCAGCGCAGCAGCCATGGAGAATGTGTACTACATTGCCCACAATGCAGTGGACTGCCTGGAGTTCAGAGGCTTTGGGTGGCcacaatcaaataaaaagaagaaaaagaagaagggaaTGAAACggaagaagaaaaagtag
- the stmp1 gene encoding short transmembrane mitochondrial protein 1 codes for MLQFLAGFTLGNVVGMYLAQNYDVPNIAKKIDAFKKDVEAKKKPPE; via the exons ATGCTGCAGTTTCTG GCTGGCTTCACCTTGGGGAATGTTGTGGGGATGTACCTGGCCCAAAACTATGAT GTTCCCAACATAGCCAAGAAAATCGATGCATTTAAGAAAGACGTGGAGGCCAAGAAGAAGCCCCCAGAGTGA
- the LOC139221635 gene encoding dynamin-1-like protein isoform X1 encodes MEALIPVINKLQDVFNTVGADIIQLPQIAVVGTQSSGKSSVLESLVGRDLLPRGTGIVTRRPLILQLVHVDPGDARKNDESGREGEEWGKFLHTKNKIYTDFDEIRQEIENETERISGNNKGISDEPIHLKIFSPHVVNLTLVDLPGITKVPVGDQPKDIEVQIRDLILKHISNPNCIILAVTAANTDMATSEALKVAREVDPDGRRTLAVVTKLDLMDAGTDAMDVLMGRVIPVKLGLIGVVNRSQLDINNKKSVADAIRDEHAFLQKKYPSLANRNGTKYLARTLNRLLMHHIRDCLPELKTRINVLAAQYQSLLSSYGEPVEDQSATLLQLITKFATEYCNTIEGTAKYIETAELCGGARICYIFHETFGRTLESVDPLGGLSTIDILTAIRNATGPRPSLFVPEVSFELLVKKQVKRLEEPSLRCVELVHEEMQRIIQHCSNYSTQELQRFPKLHEAIVEVVTSLLRKRLPITNEMVHNLVAIELAYINTKHPDFADACGVMNNNIEEQRRNRMRELPAAVPRDKSAGKGTAGPTAVSGEPPASGADMDGAKAPAAGPQGEQDGTGNWRGMLKKGEEAPGSGPGSPLKGVVNLLDVPVPVARKLSSREQRDCEVIERLIKSYFLIVRKNIQDSVPKAVMHFLVNHVKDSLQSELVGQLYKSGLLNDLLTESEDMAQRRKEAADMLQALQKASQVIAEIRETHLW; translated from the exons ATGGAGGCACTTATCCCCGTAATAAACAAGCTACAAGATGTATTCAACACAGTGGGGGCGGATATCATACAGCTGCCGCAGATAGCAGTAGTGGGGACTCAG AGCAGCGGCAAGAGCTCCGTGCTGGAGAGCCTGGTGGGCAGGGACCTGCTCCCCCGGGGGACTGGTATTGTAACCAGGCGACCTCTCATCCTCCAGCTGGTCCATGTAGATCCTGGAGATGCAAGGAAAAATGATGAAAGCG GCAGAGAAGGTGAAGAGTGGGGCAAGTTTCTGCACACGAAAAATAAG ATCTACACGGATTTTGATGAAATCAGGCaagaaattgaaaatgaaacagagcGAATATCTGGGAATAATAAG GGGATCAGCGATGAACCCATTCATCTGAAGATATTTTCTCCTCACGTTGTCAACCTCACACTGGTGGATCTGCCAGGAATCACTAAG GTGCCCGTGGGTGATCAGCCTAAAGACATTGAGGTTCAGATAAGAGATCTAATCCTGAAGCACATCTCCAACCCCAACTGCATCATCCTGGCTGTCACCGCGGCCAACACGGACATGGCCACCTCGGAGGCCCTCAAGGTGGCCCGGGAGGTCGACCCGGATG GCAGGAGGACGCTGGCTGTAGTGACCAAGCTGGACCTGATGGACGCTGGCACTGATGCTATGGATGTACTGATGGGCAGAGTCATTCCTGTCAAGCTGGGCCTCATCGGAGTCGTCAACAG GAGCCAGCTGGACATCAACAATAAAAAGTCTGTGGCCGATGCCATTAGAGACGAACATGCTTTCCTGCAGAAGAAATATCCATCTCTCGCCAACCGAAACGGAACCAAATACTTGGCCAGAACTCTTAACAG GCTGCTGATGCATCACATCCGAGACTGCCTCCCAGAGCTGAAGACACGGATCAACGTCCTGGCAGCCCAGTACCAGTCCCTGCTCAGCAGCTACGGCGAGCCCGTTGAAGACCAAAGTGCCACGTTGCTCCAGCTCATCACTAAGTTCGCCACAGAATACTGCAACACCATAGAGGGCACGGCCAAATACATCGAGACGGCAGAGCT GTGCGGTGGAGCCAGAATTTGTTACATATTCCATGAGACTTTTGGCAGGACATTGGAGTCTGTGGATCCTCTGGGAGGCCTCAGCACCATAGACATCCTAACAGCCATAAGGAACGCAACC GGCCCACGTCCGTCCCTGTTCGTACCCGAGGTTTCCTTCGAGCTGCTGGTGAAGAAGCAGGTGAAACGCCTGGAGGAGCCCAGTCTGCGCTGCGTGGAGCTGGTCCACGAGGAGATGCAGAGGATCATCCAGCACTGCAGCAACTACAGCACACAG gagctgcagaggTTCCCTAAGCTACACGAGGCCATTGTGGAAGTAGTCACCTCCCTCCTGAGGAAGAGGCTGCCCATCACCAATGAGATG GTGCACAACTTGGTTGCGATAGAGCTGGCCTACATCAACACCAAACATCCAGACTTTGCAGATGCCTGTGGGGTCATGAATAATAACATTGAG GAGCAAAGGAGGAACAGGATGAgggagctgcctgctgcagtgcCCAGGgataag TCTGCTGGCAAAGGCACGGCTGGCCCAACTGCGGTTTCTGGCGAGCCCCCTGCGTCTGGAGCAGACATGGACGGTGCCAAG GCCCCAGCAGCAGGGCCCCAGGGCGAGCAGGACGGCACAGGGAACTGGAGGGGAATGttgaagaaaggagaggaagccCCCGGCTCCGGACCTGGAAGCCCTCTGAAAGGAGTCGTCAACCTGCTTGATGTG CCTGTGCCGGTTGCCAGGAAGCTGTCGTCACGTGAGCAGCGGGACTGTGAGGTCATCGAGCGCCTCATCAAGTCTTACTTCCTCATCGTTCGCAAGAATATCCAGGACAG TGTGCCGAAGGCAGTGATGCACTTCCTGGTCAACCATGTGAAGGACAGCCTCCAGAGCGAGCTTGTTGGCCAGCTGTATAAATCTGGCCTGCTCAATGATCTGCTGACTGAATCGGAGGACATGGCCCAGCGGCGCAAGGAGGCCGCCGACATGCTACAG GCGTTGCAAAAAGCCAGTCAGGTGATCGCAGAGATCAGGGAAACACATCTGTGGTGA
- the LOC139221635 gene encoding dynamin-1-like protein isoform X2 has product MEALIPVINKLQDVFNTVGADIIQLPQIAVVGTQSSGKSSVLESLVGRDLLPRGTGIVTRRPLILQLVHVDPGDARKNDESGREGEEWGKFLHTKNKIYTDFDEIRQEIENETERISGNNKGISDEPIHLKIFSPHVVNLTLVDLPGITKVPVGDQPKDIEVQIRDLILKHISNPNCIILAVTAANTDMATSEALKVAREVDPDGRRTLAVVTKLDLMDAGTDAMDVLMGRVIPVKLGLIGVVNRSQLDINNKKSVADAIRDEHAFLQKKYPSLANRNGTKYLARTLNRLLMHHIRDCLPELKTRINVLAAQYQSLLSSYGEPVEDQSATLLQLITKFATEYCNTIEGTAKYIETAELCGGARICYIFHETFGRTLESVDPLGGLSTIDILTAIRNATGPRPSLFVPEVSFELLVKKQVKRLEEPSLRCVELVHEEMQRIIQHCSNYSTQELQRFPKLHEAIVEVVTSLLRKRLPITNEMVHNLVAIELAYINTKHPDFADACGVMNNNIEEQRRNRMRELPAAVPRDKAPAAGPQGEQDGTGNWRGMLKKGEEAPGSGPGSPLKGVVNLLDVPVPVARKLSSREQRDCEVIERLIKSYFLIVRKNIQDSVPKAVMHFLVNHVKDSLQSELVGQLYKSGLLNDLLTESEDMAQRRKEAADMLQALQKASQVIAEIRETHLW; this is encoded by the exons ATGGAGGCACTTATCCCCGTAATAAACAAGCTACAAGATGTATTCAACACAGTGGGGGCGGATATCATACAGCTGCCGCAGATAGCAGTAGTGGGGACTCAG AGCAGCGGCAAGAGCTCCGTGCTGGAGAGCCTGGTGGGCAGGGACCTGCTCCCCCGGGGGACTGGTATTGTAACCAGGCGACCTCTCATCCTCCAGCTGGTCCATGTAGATCCTGGAGATGCAAGGAAAAATGATGAAAGCG GCAGAGAAGGTGAAGAGTGGGGCAAGTTTCTGCACACGAAAAATAAG ATCTACACGGATTTTGATGAAATCAGGCaagaaattgaaaatgaaacagagcGAATATCTGGGAATAATAAG GGGATCAGCGATGAACCCATTCATCTGAAGATATTTTCTCCTCACGTTGTCAACCTCACACTGGTGGATCTGCCAGGAATCACTAAG GTGCCCGTGGGTGATCAGCCTAAAGACATTGAGGTTCAGATAAGAGATCTAATCCTGAAGCACATCTCCAACCCCAACTGCATCATCCTGGCTGTCACCGCGGCCAACACGGACATGGCCACCTCGGAGGCCCTCAAGGTGGCCCGGGAGGTCGACCCGGATG GCAGGAGGACGCTGGCTGTAGTGACCAAGCTGGACCTGATGGACGCTGGCACTGATGCTATGGATGTACTGATGGGCAGAGTCATTCCTGTCAAGCTGGGCCTCATCGGAGTCGTCAACAG GAGCCAGCTGGACATCAACAATAAAAAGTCTGTGGCCGATGCCATTAGAGACGAACATGCTTTCCTGCAGAAGAAATATCCATCTCTCGCCAACCGAAACGGAACCAAATACTTGGCCAGAACTCTTAACAG GCTGCTGATGCATCACATCCGAGACTGCCTCCCAGAGCTGAAGACACGGATCAACGTCCTGGCAGCCCAGTACCAGTCCCTGCTCAGCAGCTACGGCGAGCCCGTTGAAGACCAAAGTGCCACGTTGCTCCAGCTCATCACTAAGTTCGCCACAGAATACTGCAACACCATAGAGGGCACGGCCAAATACATCGAGACGGCAGAGCT GTGCGGTGGAGCCAGAATTTGTTACATATTCCATGAGACTTTTGGCAGGACATTGGAGTCTGTGGATCCTCTGGGAGGCCTCAGCACCATAGACATCCTAACAGCCATAAGGAACGCAACC GGCCCACGTCCGTCCCTGTTCGTACCCGAGGTTTCCTTCGAGCTGCTGGTGAAGAAGCAGGTGAAACGCCTGGAGGAGCCCAGTCTGCGCTGCGTGGAGCTGGTCCACGAGGAGATGCAGAGGATCATCCAGCACTGCAGCAACTACAGCACACAG gagctgcagaggTTCCCTAAGCTACACGAGGCCATTGTGGAAGTAGTCACCTCCCTCCTGAGGAAGAGGCTGCCCATCACCAATGAGATG GTGCACAACTTGGTTGCGATAGAGCTGGCCTACATCAACACCAAACATCCAGACTTTGCAGATGCCTGTGGGGTCATGAATAATAACATTGAG GAGCAAAGGAGGAACAGGATGAgggagctgcctgctgcagtgcCCAGGgataag GCCCCAGCAGCAGGGCCCCAGGGCGAGCAGGACGGCACAGGGAACTGGAGGGGAATGttgaagaaaggagaggaagccCCCGGCTCCGGACCTGGAAGCCCTCTGAAAGGAGTCGTCAACCTGCTTGATGTG CCTGTGCCGGTTGCCAGGAAGCTGTCGTCACGTGAGCAGCGGGACTGTGAGGTCATCGAGCGCCTCATCAAGTCTTACTTCCTCATCGTTCGCAAGAATATCCAGGACAG TGTGCCGAAGGCAGTGATGCACTTCCTGGTCAACCATGTGAAGGACAGCCTCCAGAGCGAGCTTGTTGGCCAGCTGTATAAATCTGGCCTGCTCAATGATCTGCTGACTGAATCGGAGGACATGGCCCAGCGGCGCAAGGAGGCCGCCGACATGCTACAG GCGTTGCAAAAAGCCAGTCAGGTGATCGCAGAGATCAGGGAAACACATCTGTGGTGA
- the tnnt2e gene encoding troponin T2e, cardiac, which yields MSEEVVDEMLEEEVEAQQEEDDSKPKPKAFATPLAVPKIPEGDKVDFDDIHRKRQEKDLTELQSLIEAHFIQRKKDEEELIALVNRIEKRRAERAEQQRVRAEQEKERQARLAEEKERREQEDARKKQDEDAKKKKALTNMTHQYGGVQQRDGKKGAKKQTEREKKKKILAERRKPLNIDHLSEDKVKEKANELWQWLMTLEAEKFELSDKLKRQKYDINVLQSRINEQQNAKGRGKAKGRVR from the exons ATGTCTGAAGAAGTAGTCGATGAGATGCT GGAGGAAG AGGTAGAAGCACAGCAAGAGGAAG ATGACTCTAAACCCAAACCAAA GGCGTTTGCTACACCTTTAGCTGTGCCAAAGATACCAGAGGGAGACAAGGTTGACTTTGAC GACATCCACAGGAAGCGTCAGGAGAAGGATCTGACCGAGCTGCAGTCTCTGATCGAGGCCCACTTCATCCAGAGGAAGAAAGACGAGGAGGAGCTCATCGCTCTCGTTAACAGGATC GAGAAGCGTCGTGCTGAGAGGGCTGAACAGCAGAGGGTCCGTGctgagcaggagaaggagaggcaggCTCGACTTGCT gaagaaaaggagaggagggagcaggaggacgCCCGTAAGAAGCAGGATGAGGAcgccaagaagaagaaggcttTGACAAACATGACTCACCAGTACGGTGGTGTCCAGCAGAGG GATGGAAAGAAGGGAGCgaagaagcagacagagagagagaagaaaaagaagatccTGGCGGAGAGGAGGAAGCCTCTCAACATCGACCACCTCAGCGAGGACAAAGTGAA GGAGAAGGCCAATGAGCTGTGGCAGTGGCTGATGACACTGGAGGCTGAGAAGTTCGAGCTGAGCGACaaactgaagagacagaaatatgat ATCAATGTTCTCCAGTCCCGAATCAATGAGCAGCAGAA CGCCAAAGGAAGAGGCAAGGCCAAGGGCAGGGTGAGATAG